The following are from one region of the Cataglyphis hispanica isolate Lineage 1 chromosome 16, ULB_Chis1_1.0, whole genome shotgun sequence genome:
- the LOC126855552 gene encoding STAGA complex 65 subunit gamma-like, with protein sequence MKSSKNLGGLWGELPSREMLKQEIITPDLIENVWRQAMDDSNSTDCDYCIDKQPEYLQLPMGNLHILNTINFHQQLRTMDEGTMLGNMTVVGSQDSKEKVHLKNLFHFLPHQPKGNTLEDYSTVHHLMPQTARNLLRYAVTVLLAHIGFEHSSDIAIETLTDVADHFLRRMTLLLKVATEQKDHGFPDAVERVLLETGIGGVTALHDYYQEYIIKFEDNIRKQVEETIERQKMVLDEATSKLQFEELDEFGNVYREVPTLQLLDPEKGFPSSLDAGFQMLYSLEQDELNSMEMEEEEVNVSDSPNTGQRSTDGSVDKKRY encoded by the exons ATGAAGTCTAGCAAAAACTTAGGTGGTTTGTGGGGAGAGTTACCATCGCGGGAGATGCTCAAGCAAGAAATAATAACACcagatttaatagaaaatgtcTGGCGACAAGCTATGGATGATTCAAACAGCACCGATTGTGACTACTGTATTGACAAGCAACCTGAATATCTACA ATTACCAATgggaaatttacatatattaaacaccataaattttcatcaacAATTACGAACAATG gATGAAGGAACTATGCTTGGAAATATGACTGTGGTAGGGTCACAGgattcaaaagaaaaagtacatttaaaaaatttatttcattttctaccTCATCAGCCAAAGGG AAATACACTTGAAGATTACTCCACTGTACATCATTTAATGCCACAAACTGCGCGGAATTTATTGAGATACGCTGTGACTGTTTTATTGGCTCATATTGGATTCGAACACTCGTCGGATATTGCTATAGAAACACTCACCGATGTCGCAGATCACTTTCTGAGACGAATGAcccttttattaaaagtagcGACTGAGCAGAAGGATCATGGTTTtcct GATGCTGTGGAGAGAGTGCTGCTTGAGACAGGTATAGGAGGAGTAACAGCATTGCATGATTATTATCAGGAATACATTATCAAATTTGAAGATAATATAAGGAAGCAAGTCGAGGAAACAATAGAAAGACAGAA GATGGTCCTAGATGAGGCAACTAGCAAGCTACAATTCGAGGAACTAGATGAGTTTGGCAATGTGTACCGAGAAGTTCCAACGTTACAATTACTTGATCCTGAAAAGGGATTTCCGTCTAGCTTGGACGCCGGCTTTCAAATGCTCTACAGTCTTGAGCAAGATga aTTGAACAGTATGGAAATGGAGGAAGAGGAAGTGAATGTGAGCGATTCGCCGAATACGGGACAACGATCCACGGATGGATccgtagataaaaaaagatattga